A DNA window from SAR202 cluster bacterium contains the following coding sequences:
- a CDS encoding amidohydrolase family protein, whose protein sequence is MYLPATCQANNCRNSWWRGRDSDPPLPKLPSLDACISMTYLVETRNMKILTGGDLIDGSGRDPITNATVVIDDEGRIVQVGKLSGIPPGAEVIDVSGRTIMPGLIDCHVHFFVDLKPLHDLAATPMSLRMFEAAANAKSTLDSGVTSVRDACGTPRGFKTALERGLIPGPRMKISITPVSQTGGHGDMLMPSGIYHPLLPSGLPGKDPAEWPNGVADGVDEVRKSVRAILKAGADVIKLMASGGVLSPGTEPTSTQFTREEIAAIVQEAKAQGKATMAHAQSAEGIRNAVESGVGSIEHGIFVDEVTMAEMKRRGTFLVPTLQAIRAAIRRGESSPGSVLPESMRKARATAQVQVENIRQAVRFGVPVAMGTDAGVGEHGRNAEELGLLVEAGMSPMQAIVAATRTAAECARFTDAGTLEPGKRADLLVVDGNPLNDLRVMEDKSKLLMIMQGGRAHKNAIQ, encoded by the coding sequence ATGTACCTGCCTGCAACGTGCCAGGCCAACAATTGCCGGAATTCTTGGTGGCGAGGGCGGGACTCAGACCCGCCCCTACCAAAGCTGCCTTCGCTAGACGCTTGTATTTCGATGACATATTTAGTGGAGACCAGAAACATGAAAATCCTGACGGGCGGCGACCTCATCGATGGGTCTGGCCGCGACCCCATTACCAACGCTACCGTCGTCATCGACGACGAAGGGCGCATCGTCCAGGTCGGGAAGCTGAGCGGCATCCCTCCCGGGGCCGAAGTGATAGACGTTTCCGGCAGGACAATTATGCCGGGCCTGATTGACTGCCACGTCCACTTCTTCGTGGACCTGAAGCCTCTCCACGATCTGGCTGCGACCCCGATGTCGTTGCGCATGTTCGAGGCTGCGGCCAACGCCAAATCTACTCTCGACTCGGGCGTGACTTCGGTCAGGGACGCGTGCGGCACGCCCCGAGGCTTCAAGACAGCGCTTGAGCGCGGCCTCATCCCGGGGCCACGCATGAAGATCTCTATCACTCCCGTGTCCCAGACCGGCGGCCACGGCGACATGCTAATGCCCTCCGGCATCTACCATCCTCTCTTGCCGAGCGGCCTGCCCGGCAAGGACCCGGCGGAATGGCCGAACGGCGTCGCGGATGGCGTGGACGAGGTCCGGAAGTCTGTGAGGGCCATTCTCAAGGCCGGCGCGGACGTGATAAAGCTGATGGCCAGCGGCGGCGTCCTCTCCCCCGGTACCGAACCCACGTCCACACAGTTCACCCGGGAAGAGATCGCGGCTATAGTCCAGGAAGCCAAGGCCCAGGGAAAGGCCACCATGGCCCACGCCCAGTCGGCGGAAGGCATCCGCAACGCCGTCGAAAGCGGAGTCGGCTCCATTGAGCATGGCATCTTTGTCGACGAGGTAACGATGGCCGAGATGAAGCGGCGTGGCACGTTCCTCGTGCCGACGCTGCAGGCCATCCGGGCCGCCATCAGGCGTGGAGAGTCGTCGCCCGGCAGTGTCCTGCCGGAATCGATGCGAAAGGCCAGAGCGACCGCCCAGGTGCAGGTGGAAAACATCCGGCAGGCCGTCCGCTTCGGCGTTCCCGTCGCAATGGGGACCGACGCAGGCGTTGGCGAGCACGGCAGGAACGCGGAAGAGCTGGGCCTGCTCGTTGAGGCGGGTATGTCGCCGATGCAGGCCATAGTCGCCGCCACCAGGACGGCGGCTGAGTGCGCCCGCTTCACGGACGCCGGCACCCTTGAGCCCGGGAAGAGGGCAGACCTTCTAGTGGTCGATGGCAACCCCCTGAACGACCTGCGGGTGATGGAAGACAAGTCAAAGCTGCTCATGATCATGCAGGGCGGCCGAGCGCACAAGAACGCCATACAGTAG
- a CDS encoding sugar phosphate isomerase/epimerase has protein sequence MLRMSAPIGHHLQVGPDKETERAELLRKAATMAVDTITIKSVPADWTDNHCREARAFLDANGLRVGEFTGFVKGKGSAGGLGAWDQEDYDNTLEIYRRQLRQAKLLGAHFVGFALLVGIRTPAMWSNETWERCLKAIGELVQEAEKVGIDVGAHPHVMTPIHSVDRYKDMLDRIPSPRLKVLIDPVNMVWPHLIYQTDRLLNDIFDALGEQIIGVHAKDVVISGGGKVITHVDEAVPGQGNMDYFTMARRLGALKQDVTVHAEHFPYAETIQGQEYIRSVGRQVGVEIR, from the coding sequence ATGCTGCGAATGAGCGCGCCGATAGGACACCACCTTCAGGTCGGGCCCGACAAAGAAACTGAGCGCGCGGAGCTCCTCCGCAAGGCCGCCACGATGGCCGTCGACACGATAACGATCAAGTCGGTGCCGGCGGACTGGACGGACAATCACTGCCGCGAAGCCAGGGCTTTCCTGGACGCGAACGGTCTGCGCGTGGGAGAATTTACGGGCTTTGTGAAAGGCAAAGGCAGCGCCGGCGGCCTGGGCGCCTGGGACCAGGAGGACTACGACAATACTCTTGAGATTTACCGGCGTCAGCTGCGCCAGGCCAAGCTCCTCGGCGCCCACTTCGTCGGCTTCGCCCTCCTGGTGGGCATCCGCACGCCCGCCATGTGGTCGAACGAGACCTGGGAGCGCTGCCTCAAGGCCATCGGAGAACTTGTCCAGGAGGCGGAGAAGGTCGGCATCGATGTGGGAGCGCACCCCCATGTCATGACGCCGATACACTCTGTCGATCGTTACAAGGATATGCTCGACCGCATCCCCTCGCCACGACTGAAGGTGCTGATCGATCCCGTAAACATGGTCTGGCCGCACCTCATCTACCAGACAGACAGGCTGCTGAATGACATATTCGATGCGCTTGGAGAGCAGATCATTGGCGTTCACGCCAAGGACGTGGTGATCAGCGGGGGCGGGAAGGTCATCACGCACGTGGACGAGGCTGTCCCCGGCCAGGGGAACATGGACTACTTCACGATGGCCCGTCGGCTCGGGGCGCTCAAACAGGACGTGACCGTCCACGCCGAGCACTTCCCATATGCAGAGACCATCCAGGGGCAGGAGTACATCCGCTCCGTCGGTCGCCAGGTGGGCGTAGAAATCCGTTAA